In Chaetodon trifascialis isolate fChaTrf1 chromosome 2, fChaTrf1.hap1, whole genome shotgun sequence, one DNA window encodes the following:
- the vps37c gene encoding vacuolar protein sorting-associated protein 37C, whose product MEKLQDLSQSELQELLDNPERVESMALESDEIQNIQLEREMALASNRSLAEQNLDMKPRLESQKEVLVERYSHLEAVRETYRQHCSLRDGMVGQVSPEALFYKLQTEGSKTEAESEALADEFLEGSLLLDSFLDRFLSLRSLAHKRRVQIEKLQEILRQRSEGKPTTMTSSAGISQDPAVMPSPWNQQTTTATTTNQQQPNSKSQSSSYQNASQPASSSAGGSSGLPYSPYPATTSNPTPAAAAGSGPTNPLSQFPSYPVSGSPFTPAGSYSGPRPAFGPPASVVCPYPTQSSFPTPHPGSAFGQYTPSHPQSGPAPYPASYSYGGYSYPAGPSYSNSQSPTSRPIYRPGYGVPQPYS is encoded by the exons ATGGAGAAGCTCCAGGacctgagccaatcagagctacAGGAGCTCCTGGACAACCCGGAGAGGGTGGAGTCTATGGCTCTGGAGTCTGACGAG ATCCAGAATattcagctggagagagagatggcactGGCATCAAATCGCAGCCTGGCTGAGCAAAACCTTGACATGAAGCCTCGTCTGGAGTCACAGAAGGAGGTGTTGGTAGAGAGATATTCTCACCTAGAGGCTGTCAGAGAAACCTACAGGCAACACTGCTCCCTACGAG atggAATGGTGGGCCAGGTGTCTCCAGAGGCATTGTTCtacaaactgcagacagagggCAGCAAAACGGAGGCAGAGTCAGAG GCTCTAGCTGATGAGTTTCTGGAGGGCTCTCTGCTGTTGGACTCCTTCCTCGACCGCTTCTTGTCCCTCCGCTCTCTTGCTCACAAAAGACGGGTGCAGATAGAGAAACTCCAGGAGATACTGCGACAGAGGAGCGAGGGAAAGCCCACcaccatgacatcatcagcaggCATCAGCCAGGACCCCGCCGTCATGCCCTCGCCATGGAATcaacagacaacaacagcaacGACGACAAATCAGCAGCAGCCGAACTCCAAATCTCAGTCCTCCAGCTACCAAAACGCCTCGCAGCCAGCCTCCTCATCTGCAGGGGGCTCGTCCGGCCTCCCCTACAGCCCGTACCCTGCTACAACCTCCAATCCTACCCCTGCGGCGGCAGCAGGTTCTGGTCCAACCAACCCCCTGTCACAGTTCCCTTCATACCCAGTTTCTGGGTCGCCATTCACCCCAGCAGGGAGTTACTCTGGCCCCAGGCCTGCTTTTGGGCCTCCAGCATCAGTTGTCTGCCCTTACCCAACCCAGTCCTCCTTCCCTACTCCACACCCGGGATCAGCATTCGGTCAGTACACCCCCAGCCACCCCCAGAGTGGCCCTGCACCATATCCGGCCTCCTATAGCTATGGTGGCTACAGCTACCCGGCTGGGCCCTCCTATTCCAATTCTCAGTCACCAACGAGCCGGCCGATCTACAGACCAGGATATGGAGTTCCACAGCCGTACTCCTGA